The Polaribacter sp. KT25b genome contains the following window.
GTACTTTGTTGATCTGCAGCAAAACCAGTAGCTACAATTGTTACAGCAATAGCGTCTCCTAAATTATCATCTTCACCAATACCCATAATAATATTAGCATCATAACCAGCTTCATCTTGAATATAATCGTTAATTTCTCCTATTTCATCAAGTGTAACTTCAGTTTTACCTGAAACAATTAACAACAATACATTTTTTGCTCCTGTAATTTTATTATCATTTAATAAAGGAGAATCTAATGCTTTTACAATCGCATTTTTTGCTCTACTAGAACCTTCTTCTTTTGCAGAACCCATAATTGCAGTTCCACTATTTGAAAGTACAGTTTTTGCATCATGCAAGTCAATATTTTGTTTATAGTGATGTGTAATTACTTCTGCAATACCTTTAGATGCAGTAGATAATACTTCATCAGCTTTAGAAAAACCTGCTTTAAAGCCAAGATTTCCATAAACCTCACGTAATTTATTATTGTTTATAACAATTAAAGAATCAACATTTTTGCGCAGTTGATCAATTCCTAATTGAGCTTGGCTCGTACGCCTTTTTCCTTCAAATGCAAAAGGCATGGTTACAATACCAACCGTTAAGATATCCATATCTTTTGCAATTTTAGCAATAATTGGCGCGGCTCCAGTACCGGTTCCACCCCCCATTCCAGCAGTAATAAACACCATTTTTGTTTGTGTGTTTAACATTTTCTGAATTTCTTGCAAACTTTCTTTAGCTGCTTGTGCTCCTATTTCTGGGTTTGCACCTGCTCCTAAACCAGATGTAAGATTAGCTCCTAACTGAATTTTATTAGGAATTGGACTATTTTCTAGAGCTTGTGAATCTGTATTACAGATTACAAAATCTACGCCTGTTATGCTTTGGGTAAACATGTGATTTACTGCATTGCTTCCTCCACCACCAACACCAATTACTTTTATGGTATTAGATTGTGTTTTTGGCATGTCAAATAAAATGTTATCGAATTCTGCGCTCATAATAACGTTTATCTTTTAAATTGTTATTGTTCTATATTATCTTATTGTACTTGCTGAATTATCATTCAGCATTATCTAAAAAATCCTTTAATCCTTCTGTAAATTTTTCGAAAAAAGATTTCTTTTTTGGCTTTAGTTTTTTTTCAACTATTGGCTCTGGTTCTATTTCTAAAACAGGTTCTGGCTCAATTTTAACTTCTGGCACAACCTCTTCTTTTTTTTCTTCTTCTTTAATCGTTTTATCTAAACCTACCATTAACAAACCAACTGCTGTTGCATATGCTGGGCTAGACAATACTTCATCAGAATCACCAGCTAAATGCTCATTAGGAAAACCAATTCTTGCATCCATACCAGTAATATATTCTACTAATTGACGTAAATGTTTTAATTGAGAACCTCCTCCTGTTAATACAATACCTGCAATTAGTTTTCCTTTTGAAGTTTCGTGTCCGTAATTTTTTATTTCTAAATATACATGCTCAATAATTTCTTGCACTCTAGCATGTATAATTTTTGATAAATTTTTTAATGTGATTTCTTTAGGTTCTCTACCTCTTAAACCTGGAATAGAAACTATTTCTGTTTCTTTATTTTCTCCAGGCCAAGCAGATCCAAATTTAATTTTTAATAATTCAGCTTGTTTTTCTATAATAGAGCAACCTTCTTTTATATCATCAGTAATAACATTACCTCCAAAAGGAATTACAGCTGTGTGTCTAATAATTCCGTCTTTAAAAATAGCCAAATCTGTTGTTCCACCACCTATATCTATTAAAGCAACTCCTGCTTCTTTTTCTTCTTGACTTAAAACTGCTGCTGCAGATGCTAAAGGCTCTAAAGTAATATCACTTAAGCCTAAACCTGCACTTTTTACACAACGTCCAATATTTCTAATTGAAGAAACTTGCCCAACAACTACATGAAAATTAGCCTCTAAACGACCACCATACATACCTATTGGTTCTTTAATATCTGCTTGAGAATCTACCTTAAACTCTTGAGGTAAAACATGTATAATTTCTTCTCCTGGCAACATTACCAATTTATGCACTTGATTCTCTAGATCTTGAATATCAACATTTTCAATTACCTCATCTGCATTTACTCTTGTAATATAATCACTGTGATGTAAACTTCTAATATGTTGCCCTGCAATACCAACAACAACATCTTCTATTTTAAGCCCAGAAACACTTTCTGCTTCTTCTACCGCTTGCTGTATAGATTGAATCGTTTGTGTAATATTACTAACTACACCACGCTTTACGCCTAAACTTTTAGCCTTTCCAATACCTACAACCTCAATCTTACCATACTCGTTTTTACGACCAATCATGGCAACAATTTTGGTGGTACCAATATCTAAACCAACAGCTATTTTATTGTTTTCCATTTTTGATTTATTTTGTGCACACAACTTGGTTGTGATATTTTACATTTATTACGCTATAACTTTTAATCGTTTTATCTTTAAATGTTTTATTATAAAACGCTTTTAACTTCTTAAATTTGATATCAATTTGAGATAAATTTCCAAAATCGATTTTATAATCTCCACTTCTTACAGAAAATTGATATTCATTAACGTCAGATTTCTCAATTCCAACGATCTCTTTTTGCAAAAAATCATCTTTTAAAATAAAAGAAATTAAGGGCAAAACTTCAATGATTTCCCCATCATTTTCTATTCCAGAAACCAGCAGAACCCTAGCAGAATAATTATTTGACAAAGGAATCTTTACACCTTGTTTATCAACATAATAAGAATCATTTTTTGATACAATTCTTGCTACAGGAGTACGTTGTTTTATAACTGTTTTTAATTGCCCATCTACCGTTAAAAAAACGGCTGCATTTTCAACATATGGGTTTTTAAGAACCGTATTTTCCAAACCATACAAATTTATCATAGATTTTGTATTGTTACTAATAGTTTCGCTATTTTGTATTAACAATTTATGAACCATTAAATGTGTTAAAAAATTATTACCTCCTTCATCAATTTCTATAACGGGTTCGCCAATTTTTATTTGACTATTTCTTGCTGATGAAAAACCATACAACACCCCTAAACCAACTATTAACACTACAAACAACATGTATTTTAAAAATTGTTTAAACTTCATATTTATCAGCATTTAAAAAATGGTTCATAACTTCATGTATCATCACTCCAATATCACCAGCACCTAACATTACCACTACTTTTGCTGATGAATTTTTAATATCTTTTATTAAATTATTTTTTTGCGTCAATTTTTTATGCTCGTTATTAATTTTACTCAATAACCAATCAGAATCTATGCCAGCAATTGGCAATTCCCTTGCAGGATAAATATCTAATAATAAAATTTCATCAAACTTTGAAAGTACTTTTGCAAAATCATCAATAAAATCTCTGGTTCTAGAAAATAAATGTGGCTGAAAAACAACCAACACTTTTTCATCTGGATACATTTCTCTAATTGAATTTTCTACAGCATTTATTTCTGTTGGATGATGTGCATAATCATCAATCAATACAAAATCTTCGGTTTTAATTTTATAAGAAAATCTACGTTTTACACCTTTAAAAGTTGATAAGCTCTGTTTGATATTCTCTAACGAAACTCCATAAACATCTGCCATTGCCAAAGCAGCCAGAGCATTCATTACATTGTGTTTTCCTGGTAAATGAAACTCAATATTTTTTACAATTTCTGATGGAGTTTGAACATCAAAAATATATTTTCCACTTTCAATTTTTACATTAAAAGCTTTGAAATCTGCATCTTCATTTATAGCATACGTTAACCCTTTTAAAGGCAAACCTTTCGCAACAATTAAGGTGTCAGAAACTTTTTTAGAGAAATCTAAAAATGTCTTTTCTAATTCTTTTGCATCACCATAAATATCTAAATGATCTGCATCCATAGAAGTTATACAGGCAATATTAGGACTCAATTGCATAAATGATCTATCAAACTCATCTGCTTCTACCACAGAAATTTTATCATCTCCTAGAATTAGATTTGAGTTGTAATTTTCTGAGATTCCGCCTAAAAAAGAGGTCGCTTTTTCTTGATGCATAATATGCCCTAAAATAGAAGAAGTAGTTGTTTTTCCATGTGTACCAGCAACCGCCAAACAAAAAGTACTTGCCGTTATTTTTCCTAAAATTTCTGCTCTTTTTAGAACTGTAAAATTATTATCTAAAAAGTAATTGAACTCCAAATGGTTTTTAGGAACTGCAGGCGTAAACACCACCAATGTTTCCTCTTTATTAAAAAAAGAACTTGGAATATTTTTTACAGTATCTTCAAAATGAATTTCAACACCTAACTCTTCTAAACTAGCAGTTATTTGAGAAGGAGTTTTGTCATAACCAGCCACCAGTTTTCCATTAGTAGCAAAATAACGAGCAATTGCGCTCATTCCGATGCCACCAATTCCGATGAAATAAATGTTATGTATATTTTCTAAATTCACTTTCTTAATAATTTTTCAATTTCATTAACAATCGATGTTGTTGCTCCTGGCAACGCTAATTCTTTTATATTTTCTGATAAACCTTCTTGTTTTCCTCTATCTTTTAAAAGCGTTTCAAATACAATTGGAAACGTTTCTAACTCACTTTCACGCAATAATATTGCTCCGTGTTTATCTGCAATCGATTTTGCATTTTTTGTTTGATGATCTTCCGATACATTTGGAGACGGAATAAAAACAACCGGTTTACCTACAATACATAATTCGGAAACAGAACTTGCGCCTGCTCTAGAAATAATAATATCAGACGCTGCATAAGCAAAATCCATTCTATTTACAAATTGATGAACTTGAACGTTTTCTAATCCATCATACTTTTTATATTCATCAAAATAAAGTTTTCCACATTGCCAAAGCACTTGAACATTTTGATTTTTAAAAAACTCTAAATTACTTTCTACTAATTGATTTATTTTTCGCGCTCCTAAACTTCCACCTAAAACTAAAATGGTTTTCTTTTTCTTATCTAAACTGAAAAAATCTTTTCCTTCATCAGTTTTAGAATGAATCGTTAGCAAATCTTGACGAACAGGATTTCCTGTTTTTATTATTTTATCCGAAGGAAAAAAACGTTCTAAATTATCGTAAGCAACACAAATTTTATTCGCCTTTTTACTCAACATTTTATTCGTAATTCCTGGAAAAGAATTCTGTTCCTGAATTAACGTTGGAATATTTTTTCTATTTGCCATTATCAATGTTGGCCCACTTGCATAACCACCAGTACCAATTGCAATATCTGGCTTAAATTGCTTAATTATTTTATTTGCTTTCCATAAACTACTTATCAGTTTAAAAGGAAAAGACAAATTATCAACCGTTAATTTTCTTTGAATTCCAGAAATCCATAAACCTTTTATTTCATATCCCGCTTGCGGAACTTTCTCCATTTCCATTCTGTCTTTTGCGCCAACAAACAAAAAATTTGCATCAGGATAACGCACTTTAATTTCGTTAGCAATTGCTAATGCAGGATAGATATGACCTCCTGTTCCTCCTCCAGAAATAAGTATATTATATGGTTTCATGTAAAATATCTAAAGGGTTATCGTCTAAAATATCTTCTTCTGTTTCTTCTTTTGATGCGCTCACACTTAGAATCATTCCTAATGCAAAACACGTCATCCAAATAGAAGTTCCTCCACTACTAATTAGCGGTAAAGTTTGCCCAGTTACAGGAAATAAATTGGTAGCAACTGCCATATTAATGGTTGCTTGAAATATAATTGGGCAACCAACGCCAACAACTAATAATGTTCCGAAAATCGTTGTTGTTTTTCTAATCACCACAAACATTCTAAAGAATAGTAAAAAGTAAATCGAAATCACTAAAAGACCTCCTGCCAAACCATATTCTTCAATAATAATTGCATAAATAAAATCTGACGAAGATTGTGGTAAAAAGTTTTTCTGAACACTTTTACCTGGACCAACTCCAATAGGACCTCCCATTGCAATTGCAATCTTAGCTTTTTCTACTTGATATGCTTCTTTTTCATCCGGATTTGAAAAATTTTCAATTCTATTTTGCCAAGTTTGCACTCTATTAGGCATTGCGTCTGGAAACGCTTTTGCTACTAGTACAAAAAACATTAGAAATACAAACCCAATTCCTAAAATTAATCCTATATATTTTATTGGATAACCACCTATAAAAGTTACCATTAAAATCATTACAAAAATGATAGCTGTTGTAGAGAAATTTGCAGGTAAAATTAAAACTAAAACAGCAGCTACTGGTAACCAAAGCTGTATTAGACTTTCTTTAAATTTAATTTCTTTCTCTTTATTTCTCGCCAAATATCTTGCTACATAAACCATTAACACTAAACCAGCTAAAGTTGATGTTTGAAAACCAATACCAACAAAAGGAATATTAATCCACCTACTTGCATTTGCCCCACCAATCGTAGTTCCTTGTGTTAATGTAAAAATCAATAAAACAATTACAACTGGCAACATGATAACGGATCCACCAGAAAAATATCTATACGGAATTTTATGAACTCCGTAAATAATACCAAAGCCCATAATTAATAAAACCATGTGTTTTACTAAATACCCCAAAGTAGAACCAGAACCTACAACATACACCAAGTTTGTGCTTGCACTATAGACAGGCATAAACGAGAATATTGCCAAAACGGCAAAAATTGCCCAAATGGTTTTATCTCCTTTTATATGTTTAAAAATGGTTTTCATTAGCCTCTCTTAATCTCTCCAAAGGAGAGAAACACTGTTATATTTATTTGTATTTTATTAAATCTAATATTCTTTTCACTCAAACTTGCTAACTCCTTCCCTTTAAGAAAGGTTGGGATAAGCTTTTTTTTTAAAGATTTCTTACTGCATCTTTAAATTGACGACCTCTATCTTCATAATTATCAAACAAATCGAAACTTGCACAAGCAGGAGACAATAAAACTGCATCACCTCTTTCTGATAACTTTTGAGAAACTTTTACAGCCTCTTCTGCACCGGCAGTTTCTACAATAATATCAACGACATTGCCAAATGTGTTTTTAATTTTATCATTATCAAGACCTAAACAAACAATTGCCTTCACTTTTTCTCTAACTAAAGCCAATAAATCGTTATAATCATTTCCTTTATCTACACCACCAACAATCCAAACTGTAGGTTTTTCCATACATTCTAATGCATAAAAAGTAGCATTTACATTTGTAGCTTTAGAATCGTTTATATATTCTACATCTCTAATTTTTGCTACATTTTCTAAACGATGTTCTGCTCCTTCAAAATCTTCTAAACTTTCCATTATGGACTGCTTTCTAACTTTTAATAATTGAGCAGCCATTGTTGCCGCCATGGCATTTTTAGTATTGTGTTTTCCTTTAATTGATAATGCTGATATTGGCATATTAATGTTATCTTTAGTAATATTGATAATTATATTGTTGTCTTTTATATACGCTCCGTACTCTAATTCTTTTTCAAGCGAAAACGGAACTAATTTTGCGCTTGTTTTATTTACTTTTAACCAGTTATTTATGGCTTCGTCATCTGCATCGTAAATTAAATAATCTGTTTCTTTTTGATTTTTTGTAATTTTAAATTTTGATGCTATATATTTATTAAAATCATATTCATATCTATCTAAATGATCTGGTGTAATATTGGTCAAAATTGCAATATGACTATTAAAATTCTCAATTCCATCTAACTGAAAACTACTTAATTCTAATACATAATTCTCAAAGGATTCTTCTGCAACTTGTTGTGCAAAACTGTCTCCAATATTTCCCGCAACCCCAACACTTAAACCCGCCTTCTTTAAAATATGATGCACTAATAAAGTTGTCGTAGTTTTTCCGTTTGACCCTGTAATTCCAATAATATTTGCATCCGTAAATTGAGCCGCGAATTCAATTTCTGAAATAACAGGAATCGAATTTTGTTTCAATTTTTGAATCAATGCAACTTTATCTGGAATTCCAGGACTTTTCATTACAACATCAGCATTTACTATTTTGCTTTCTGTATGTTGATTTTCCTCAAAATCAATCTCATTATTTAAAAGAACTTCTTTATATTTTTTGGATATACTGCCTTTATCAGAAACAAAAACATCATATCCTTTTTGCTTTCCTAAAATTGCAGTTCCAACGCCACTTTCTCCACCACCAAGAATTACAAGAAATCCTCTTTCCCCCGAAGGATGTAAAACTGGAATCGTATGTTTATCTTGGTTTTTCATTTATTTTATCTATTCTTAATACTTTTTTTTTTCCTTGCTCACTCTTCATCAACGTTTTTCCCTTTAGAAAGATTAAGATGGAATTTTCTCCACAAACTTGCTACTCCTTCCCTTTAGGAAGATTGGGATGGCTTCTTTTTTTACCTTAATTTTAGTGTTACAATTGTAAATACTGCTAATAAAATTCCGATAATCCAAAAACGGACTACAATTTTACTTTCATGGTAACTCTTTTTTTGAAAATGATGATGCAAAGGTGCCATTCTAAAGATTCTTCTGCCTTCTCCAAATTTCTTTCTTGTGTACTTAAACCAAAAAACTTGCATGATTACAGATAAGTTTTCTACTACAAAAACTCCTGCTAAAATTGGCAACAATAATTCTTTTCGGATTGAAATTGCAATAACAGCTATAATTCCGCCAATTGTTAAACTTCCCGTATCACCCATAAAAACTTGAGCAGGATAGGTATTGTACCACAAAAACCCAATTAAAGCTCCAGCAAAAGCAAGAATAAAAACTGTCATTTCTCCAGAATTAGGAATGTACATTACATCTAGATAATCAGCAAAAATGATATTACCAGAAACCCAGGCAAAAACCGCAAGTGTAACTACAATAATTGCTGATGAACCTGCTGCTAAACCATCAATTCCGTCTGTTAAATTAGCTCCGTTAGAAACTCCTGTAACAATAAAAACGGTCACTAAAATAAAAACGATCCAACCATATTTTTCATAACCATCTCCTAAAAAGTTGAATGCTTTTGAATATTCTAATTCGTTATCTTTAAAAAACGGAACCGTTGTTTTTGTTGATTTATGAGCTTTTCCATAAACAGTTTTTCTACCGTTTTCTTGAACTAACTGATCTTTTACAGGCAATTGTTCTTTAATAGTTACACCATCATTAAAGTACAACATTGAACCAACAATAACTCCTAATCCCACTTGACCAAGAACTTTAAATTTACCACTTAAACCGTCTTTGTCTTTTTTAAATACTTTTATATAATCATCTAAAAAACCAATTAAACCCATCCACACAGTGGTAATAATTAGAATTACAATATAAATATTATCTAATTTCGCCAATAAAAACACAGGGATTAATGTTGCCAAAATGATAATAATCCCTCCCATTGTTGGAGTACCTGTTTTTTGCTTTTGCCCCTCTAAACCTAAATCTCTAACAGTTTCTCCTACTTGTTGTCTATGTAAAAAATTAATAATTCTTCTACCATAAATTGCTGATATCAACAAAGACAAAATAAAAGCTGATGCCGCTCTAAATGTGATGTACTGAAACACACCTGCTCCTGGTAAATTAAATTGACTATTTAAATATTCGAATATATAATACAGCATTCTAGTTCTTTTTTAATTGATTAAAACAATTAGTAACCTCCTCTAAATCATCAAAATGAGAACGAATTCCGTTTATTTCTTGATAATTTTCATGTCCTTTTCCAGCAATCAATATAATGTCTCCAATTTCTGATAATTTACACGCTGTTTTTATAGCCTGTCTTCTATCTAAAACTGTTAATGTTTTTCTATAATTTTCTGCAAAAACACCTGTTTCCATTTCATCTAAAATGGTTTGTGCATTTTCTGTTCTCGGATTATCCGAAGTAAAAATTGCTTGACTGCTTAATTGAGAAGCAATATGCGCCATTTTTGGTCTTTTAGTTTTATCTCTATCACCACCACAACCCACAACTGTAATTACTTTTTCGTTTCCTGTTCTAATATCATTAATGGTTTCTAACACATTTTTTAATGCATCTGGCGTATGTGCATAATCGATTATTGCAGTAATTCCGTCATCAGACATTACATATTGAAAACGACCACTTATACTTTCTAACTGACTTACAATTGTTAAAACCTCTAACTTTTCTAATCCTAATAATTCTGCTGTAGCAATAATTGCAGTTAAATTGTAAATATTAAAAACGCCTATTAATTTGGTCCAAACCTCAGTGCCATCCACAGAAATTAAAGTTCCGGAAATTTGCTTTTCTAAAATTTTAGATTTGTAATCTGCTATTGTTTTTAAAGCGTAGGTTTTCTTTTTTGCTTTGGTATTTTGCAACATAAAGTCGCCATTTTTATCATCGATATTTGTTAAAGCAAAAGCCGATTTTGGCAAAGAATCGAAAAATGATTTTTTTACATCTCTATATTCTGCGAACGTATCGTGATAATCTAAATGATCGTGCGAAAGGTTGGTGAAAATTCCGCCAGCAAATGTTAATCCTTCTGTTCTTTTCTGATGAATTCCATGAGAACTCACTTCCATAAAACAATATTCAACTCCAGCTTCTAACATCATATCTAAATACCTGTTTATGGTAACAGAATCTGGCGTTGTATGTGTTGCTTTAAATTCGGCTTCATCAACCAAAATCTTAACGGTAGAAAGTAATCCAACTTTATAACCCGCTTTATAAAACAACTGATATAAAAGTGATGCGATAGTAGTTTTCCCATTTGTGCCAGTAACCCCAATTAAAGGAAATCTACTAGAAGGATTCTCATAAAAATTAGAAGCCATAATTGCCAAAGCAACATTTGAATCTTCAACTTGAATATATGTAATTCCTTGTTTTTTATCCGAAGGAAAATCTTCACAAATAATAACAGTTGCACCTAAAGAAATTGCTTTATCAATATACAAATGACCATCAACAGAAACTCCTTTTTGAGCAACAAAAACATCGTTCTTTTCAATTTTTCTAGAATCGAAAACAAGCTGATTTATAGCAACATCTGTGCTACCAAATACTTGATGAATTGAAACCTTATATAATATGTCTTTTAAGTTTTTCAGCTTACGAAAGTTTTAAAATAATGGTTGATCCTTTTACTAATTTTTCTCCTTTTTTTATTGACTGATAATTGACTTTACCAATACCAGAGAATTTTACTTTTAATCCTATATTTTCTAATAAAGACACGGCATCCATACCAGACATTCCTTTTACATTTGGCACACTTGCATATTCTTTATTAATGTTTTTATTGTATTCTTTATATTGATTGTTTATAGAGGTAAACTCAACTTTA
Protein-coding sequences here:
- the ftsZ gene encoding cell division protein FtsZ → MSAEFDNILFDMPKTQSNTIKVIGVGGGGSNAVNHMFTQSITGVDFVICNTDSQALENSPIPNKIQLGANLTSGLGAGANPEIGAQAAKESLQEIQKMLNTQTKMVFITAGMGGGTGTGAAPIIAKIAKDMDILTVGIVTMPFAFEGKRRTSQAQLGIDQLRKNVDSLIVINNNKLREVYGNLGFKAGFSKADEVLSTASKGIAEVITHHYKQNIDLHDAKTVLSNSGTAIMGSAKEEGSSRAKNAIVKALDSPLLNDNKITGAKNVLLLIVSGKTEVTLDEIGEINDYIQDEAGYDANIIMGIGEDDNLGDAIAVTIVATGFAADQQSTITNTEVKKVVHILEDEQKATYNFDEKTISKSPTLDTPVVNTTPQKIVHDLGDEIEDTKPNMDLVATNPIIASMPVTFEEVSYQTVSDDDFIITDVAKAEEKIEEEPKQIQADLLFDLPLAAKKEVKPEEEINVEKELNVNEIQVFEAKEIKAEPKSVEKRYVLEDFDAQPTIGKSSGFAEKKKVEEQEVQFELKTRKPQAEINKIETLSEEVSPMDLTISELQQRAEERRRKMKGFNYKFTDQLSKNIDEIERQPAYKRMGVNLDKNASISNSETALKKDDNGIDFKSNNSFLHDNVD
- the ftsA gene encoding cell division protein FtsA; its protein translation is MENNKIAVGLDIGTTKIVAMIGRKNEYGKIEVVGIGKAKSLGVKRGVVSNITQTIQSIQQAVEEAESVSGLKIEDVVVGIAGQHIRSLHHSDYITRVNADEVIENVDIQDLENQVHKLVMLPGEEIIHVLPQEFKVDSQADIKEPIGMYGGRLEANFHVVVGQVSSIRNIGRCVKSAGLGLSDITLEPLASAAAVLSQEEKEAGVALIDIGGGTTDLAIFKDGIIRHTAVIPFGGNVITDDIKEGCSIIEKQAELLKIKFGSAWPGENKETEIVSIPGLRGREPKEITLKNLSKIIHARVQEIIEHVYLEIKNYGHETSKGKLIAGIVLTGGGSQLKHLRQLVEYITGMDARIGFPNEHLAGDSDEVLSSPAYATAVGLLMVGLDKTIKEEEKKEEVVPEVKIEPEPVLEIEPEPIVEKKLKPKKKSFFEKFTEGLKDFLDNAE
- a CDS encoding cell division protein FtsQ/DivIB, translating into MKFKQFLKYMLFVVLIVGLGVLYGFSSARNSQIKIGEPVIEIDEGGNNFLTHLMVHKLLIQNSETISNNTKSMINLYGLENTVLKNPYVENAAVFLTVDGQLKTVIKQRTPVARIVSKNDSYYVDKQGVKIPLSNNYSARVLLVSGIENDGEIIEVLPLISFILKDDFLQKEIVGIEKSDVNEYQFSVRSGDYKIDFGNLSQIDIKFKKLKAFYNKTFKDKTIKSYSVINVKYHNQVVCTK
- the murC gene encoding UDP-N-acetylmuramate--L-alanine ligase — protein: MNLENIHNIYFIGIGGIGMSAIARYFATNGKLVAGYDKTPSQITASLEELGVEIHFEDTVKNIPSSFFNKEETLVVFTPAVPKNHLEFNYFLDNNFTVLKRAEILGKITASTFCLAVAGTHGKTTTSSILGHIMHQEKATSFLGGISENYNSNLILGDDKISVVEADEFDRSFMQLSPNIACITSMDADHLDIYGDAKELEKTFLDFSKKVSDTLIVAKGLPLKGLTYAINEDADFKAFNVKIESGKYIFDVQTPSEIVKNIEFHLPGKHNVMNALAALAMADVYGVSLENIKQSLSTFKGVKRRFSYKIKTEDFVLIDDYAHHPTEINAVENSIREMYPDEKVLVVFQPHLFSRTRDFIDDFAKVLSKFDEILLLDIYPARELPIAGIDSDWLLSKINNEHKKLTQKNNLIKDIKNSSAKVVVMLGAGDIGVMIHEVMNHFLNADKYEV
- the murG gene encoding undecaprenyldiphospho-muramoylpentapeptide beta-N-acetylglucosaminyltransferase: MKPYNILISGGGTGGHIYPALAIANEIKVRYPDANFLFVGAKDRMEMEKVPQAGYEIKGLWISGIQRKLTVDNLSFPFKLISSLWKANKIIKQFKPDIAIGTGGYASGPTLIMANRKNIPTLIQEQNSFPGITNKMLSKKANKICVAYDNLERFFPSDKIIKTGNPVRQDLLTIHSKTDEGKDFFSLDKKKKTILVLGGSLGARKINQLVESNLEFFKNQNVQVLWQCGKLYFDEYKKYDGLENVQVHQFVNRMDFAYAASDIIISRAGASSVSELCIVGKPVVFIPSPNVSEDHQTKNAKSIADKHGAILLRESELETFPIVFETLLKDRGKQEGLSENIKELALPGATTSIVNEIEKLLRK
- a CDS encoding FtsW/RodA/SpoVE family cell cycle protein, giving the protein MKTIFKHIKGDKTIWAIFAVLAIFSFMPVYSASTNLVYVVGSGSTLGYLVKHMVLLIMGFGIIYGVHKIPYRYFSGGSVIMLPVVIVLLIFTLTQGTTIGGANASRWINIPFVGIGFQTSTLAGLVLMVYVARYLARNKEKEIKFKESLIQLWLPVAAVLVLILPANFSTTAIIFVMILMVTFIGGYPIKYIGLILGIGFVFLMFFVLVAKAFPDAMPNRVQTWQNRIENFSNPDEKEAYQVEKAKIAIAMGGPIGVGPGKSVQKNFLPQSSSDFIYAIIIEEYGLAGGLLVISIYFLLFFRMFVVIRKTTTIFGTLLVVGVGCPIIFQATINMAVATNLFPVTGQTLPLISSGGTSIWMTCFALGMILSVSASKEETEEDILDDNPLDILHETI
- the murD gene encoding UDP-N-acetylmuramoyl-L-alanine--D-glutamate ligase, whose protein sequence is MKNQDKHTIPVLHPSGERGFLVILGGGESGVGTAILGKQKGYDVFVSDKGSISKKYKEVLLNNEIDFEENQHTESKIVNADVVMKSPGIPDKVALIQKLKQNSIPVISEIEFAAQFTDANIIGITGSNGKTTTTLLVHHILKKAGLSVGVAGNIGDSFAQQVAEESFENYVLELSSFQLDGIENFNSHIAILTNITPDHLDRYEYDFNKYIASKFKITKNQKETDYLIYDADDEAINNWLKVNKTSAKLVPFSLEKELEYGAYIKDNNIIINITKDNINMPISALSIKGKHNTKNAMAATMAAQLLKVRKQSIMESLEDFEGAEHRLENVAKIRDVEYINDSKATNVNATFYALECMEKPTVWIVGGVDKGNDYNDLLALVREKVKAIVCLGLDNDKIKNTFGNVVDIIVETAGAEEAVKVSQKLSERGDAVLLSPACASFDLFDNYEDRGRQFKDAVRNL
- the mraY gene encoding phospho-N-acetylmuramoyl-pentapeptide-transferase, translating into MLYYIFEYLNSQFNLPGAGVFQYITFRAASAFILSLLISAIYGRRIINFLHRQQVGETVRDLGLEGQKQKTGTPTMGGIIIILATLIPVFLLAKLDNIYIVILIITTVWMGLIGFLDDYIKVFKKDKDGLSGKFKVLGQVGLGVIVGSMLYFNDGVTIKEQLPVKDQLVQENGRKTVYGKAHKSTKTTVPFFKDNELEYSKAFNFLGDGYEKYGWIVFILVTVFIVTGVSNGANLTDGIDGLAAGSSAIIVVTLAVFAWVSGNIIFADYLDVMYIPNSGEMTVFILAFAGALIGFLWYNTYPAQVFMGDTGSLTIGGIIAVIAISIRKELLLPILAGVFVVENLSVIMQVFWFKYTRKKFGEGRRIFRMAPLHHHFQKKSYHESKIVVRFWIIGILLAVFTIVTLKLR
- a CDS encoding UDP-N-acetylmuramoyl-L-alanyl-D-glutamate--2,6-diaminopimelate ligase, which gives rise to MKNLKDILYKVSIHQVFGSTDVAINQLVFDSRKIEKNDVFVAQKGVSVDGHLYIDKAISLGATVIICEDFPSDKKQGITYIQVEDSNVALAIMASNFYENPSSRFPLIGVTGTNGKTTIASLLYQLFYKAGYKVGLLSTVKILVDEAEFKATHTTPDSVTINRYLDMMLEAGVEYCFMEVSSHGIHQKRTEGLTFAGGIFTNLSHDHLDYHDTFAEYRDVKKSFFDSLPKSAFALTNIDDKNGDFMLQNTKAKKKTYALKTIADYKSKILEKQISGTLISVDGTEVWTKLIGVFNIYNLTAIIATAELLGLEKLEVLTIVSQLESISGRFQYVMSDDGITAIIDYAHTPDALKNVLETINDIRTGNEKVITVVGCGGDRDKTKRPKMAHIASQLSSQAIFTSDNPRTENAQTILDEMETGVFAENYRKTLTVLDRRQAIKTACKLSEIGDIILIAGKGHENYQEINGIRSHFDDLEEVTNCFNQLKKN